GCTTCGGCTTCAAGGCCTTCCCCTTCGCGCAGGCGGTGCCGCACCGGCTCTCCGTGCGCGTCTACGGGGCCGGTGTGCTGGAGGCCACGCGCAACATGTTCAAGCTGTGGCGCGGCCAGCACCCGATGCCGAAGATGCACGACTTCTTCGTCGAGCGCCTGCGCATGGACTTCGACCGCGAGGTGCCCTTCCAGATGGGCGGCGACGTGATGGGGATGCGGCGCTCGCTCGAGTTCAGCCTGGCCCAGGAGTCCGTGCAGCTCGTGGACTGGCGGCAGCTGCGGCGGCTCGTCGGGGTGGCGTGAGGCACGGCGGCGCGTGCCGGCTCAGCTGTTGGCACGCGCCGTGGGGAGCCCGAGCACGTAGGTGAGGGTGCCCTTGCCGCCCATGGGCACCTGGCCCACCTCCCAGGTGTAGCCCTCACGGGCCAGCGAGGCCGTCACGGCGCGCAGCTCCTCGGGGCGGTGCGCCCGGAGCACGGACACCAGACCATCCCAGGTGATGGTGAGCGGGGCCACCGGGAGCACGTAGGTGAGCAGCAGGCGCAGCGGCGTCAGCGGCCGGATGAGCGGGGTGAAGAGCAGCACCAGCAACGGGATGAGCAGCGCGCCGAGGAGGCCCTTGGGCGTGCGCTCCACCACCTCGAAGGCGGCGATGGGCACGCCGCTGGCCTGGGCATCCGCGAACATGGCCCGGACCTGCTCGGGGCGGAAGTGGTGGAGGGCATTGAAGAGGGTGCGCGTGCCCCGGAGCTCCTGGGGCACCCGCAGGGCATCCACCGGCCGCTCCAGGTAGTCGACGCCCAGGGCGCGGGCCCGCTCGGTGGCCTGGACGTTGGGATACAGGTCGGTGAGCAGCACGTGGGGCTTCAGCCCGTGTTTCGAGGCCAGGGGCTCGCGCAGCCCGGGCAGGGCGCCTCCTCCTCCCGAGCCCAGGTCGATCAACTCCTGGCGCTCGGAGGCGCGAAGGGCGCGGGCGAGTACGTCCACCGCGCCGTCGAACATGCCCATCCGGCTGCTGATGGTCTCGAGGTAGTCCGTGCCGAGATCTCTCAGGGCTCGCGGGTACCAGTCCTGGTCGATCAGCTCGAAGAGGTGCAGCCGGGGCAGAGGGGTCATCGCGGTCAGGGTCTCGTTCATGTTGGGAAAGTTGCCAGCGAGGCCTCCGTTGCGCATTGACCGCTGGCGCCAGAACGGCTTGCCGGCGGCGCCAGCCGGTCGCTAGCGTCCTGTCGGGCGATGTCCTCCCCTCCTGCCGCCCTCTCCTCCCGGCTGGTCCTTCAGGCGCTGAACATCGCGGCCGAGCACGGTGTGCCCGTCGAGGTGCTCTGCCGCGAGCTGGGCATGCGTCTGGCCGACTTCGACGACCCCGAGCTGCGCATTCCCTACACCGTGCTGGACACCCTCCTGGAGCGGTCGGTGGAGATAACGGGGGACGACAACCTGGGGCTGCACATGGCACGGATGAGCCATGTGGATCCGGACGATGCGGCCTCGCTGGTCATTCTCACGAGCGCGACCCTGAAGGAGTCCATGGTGCGCGGGTGCCGTTACCAGCGTGTCTGGGGTGACGGGGAACGCTTCAAGGTGGAGGAGACGGAGCGCGGGGTGCGCATGCGCTTCACGCCGGTGGGAGCCTGGCGTCCGGCCCACCGGCACATGGCGGAGATCGCGCTGGCCCAGGTCGCCGTGGGAATGCGCTTCTTCACCGGAGCGGACGTGCACCCGCTCCAGGTGCGCTTCGTCCACCCCGCGCCCGCGGACCTCCGGGAGCATGAGGAACTCTTCGCCTGCCCGCTCGTCTTCGGAGCACCGCACAACGACATCGAGTTCTCCCACGAGGACGCGGAGCTGCCCTTCGTGCACGCGGACGCGCTGTTGAGCTCGATGTTCGAGCAGCAGGCGCAACGCGCGCTGGCGAAGCTGCCAGTGACGGCGAGCCTGGCGGAGCGGGTCCGGGAGCAGGTGAGGCGGACGCTGGCGGGAGGGGACTTCTCGTTCGAAGCGGTGGCGAGGGCGCTGCACATGCCGCAGCGCACGCTGCAACGAAAACTGGCCGAGGAGGGGCAGAGCTACGCGGGCATCCTGGAGGCGGTGAGGCGGGAGCTGTCGGAGGACTACCTGAGGCGGCGGATGTCCATCGCGGAAGTCTCCTTCCTCCTGGGCTACGGAGAACCGGCCACGTTCCATCGAGCCTTCAAGCGTTGGTGGGGGATGAGCCCCGAGTCCTTCCGGAGGACCCACACTCCCCACACTCCCTCTCCCTCCGGGAGAGGGCCGGGGTGAGGGTACCCGTCACCGTCTTGACTTCGTGTCCCACCAACACTACGCGGGGACAATCACGACACGAAAGGGAGCACCCGTGAGCTACACCTACGACTACCCGCGTCCGGCGTTGACGGTGGACTGCGTGGTATTCGGCCTGGATGACGAGGATCTGAAGGTGTTGCTCATCCGGCGAGGGCTGGAGCCCTTCCAGGGGAGGTGGGCGCTGCCGGGAGGCTTCGTGCGGATGGAGGAGTCGCTCGAGGACGCGGCGCGCCGGGAGCTGCAGGAGGAGGCGGGCGTCCGGCCCAACCTGCTGGAGCAGCTCTACACGTTCGGCGCGCCGGACAGGGATCCGCGAGGCCGGGTGGTGAGCGTGGCCTACTTCGCGCTGGTGAAGCTGTCGGACCACCGGGTGCATGCCGCCACGGATGCGAAGGAGGCCGCCTGGTTCTCGGTCTATGACGTGCCCAAGCTGGCCTTCGACCACGCGGACATCCTGGGCACGGCGCTGCAGCGGCTGAAGGGGAAGGTGCGTTACCAGCCCATCGGCTTCGAGCTGCTCCCGCCCAAGTTCACGCTCACCCAGCTCCAGCGCATGTACGAGAAGATACTGGAGCGCGAGCTCGACAAGCGGAACTTCCGCAAGAAGATCCTCTCGATGGACCTGCTCGAGGAGTTGGACGAGGTGGAGCAGGACGTGTCCCACCGCGCCGCCCGCCTCTACCGGTTCGACCACAAGAAGTACAAGCAGCTGGAGAAGGCCGGCTTCAACTTCGAGCTGTAGGCCTCCGGACACGGCCAGCGGGCGGGGCAGCGGCCTGGCTTGACTTGGTGTTTTAAGGACACTAACTATGTGTCCTGTAGACACGAAGTCCTGCCGGGCCACCCGGAGAGGAGAGCCATGTCCTCGCTGCCCTTCGAGCTTGCCGCCGCCACCGTCCTGGGCCGGGAGCACGCGCGAGCCGGACGCAACAACCAGGATGCCCTCTGGGCGAGAGCCAGCGAGCAGGGCCTGGCCGCCGTGGTCGCGGACGGGTGCGGCAGCGGGGCACAGAGTGAGCTGGGGGCGCAGCTCGGCGCCCGGCGCGTCGTGGAGGGGGCGCTCTCGCTGTTGGGGCAGGTGCCCGTCGACTCGCCCGAGTTCCTCCAGCGCCTGGGCGCGGACGTGCTCTGCTTGCTGCAGGCCGTCTCCGGGCAGCTCGGCGAGCGGGCCATCGGAGAGGCGCTCCTCTTCACCATCGTCGGCGCGGTCGTCACTCCGGAGCACACGCTCGTCTTCTCCGCGGGCGATGGGCTCTGGGCGCTCAATGGCGAGGTGCACCGGCTCGGGCCCTTCCCCGGCAACGCGCCGCCGTACCTCGCCTATGGACTGCTCAAGCCGGGCGTCGTCGCCTTGAAGGCGAATTCCCTCCGGCCCACCGCCGAGGTGGACTCGCTGCTGCTCGGCACGGATGGGGTGTCGGACCTGGCGGGCCTCGCCGAGGCCCAGGTGCCCGAGCGTGAGGAGCCCGTGGGCCCGCTCTCCCAGTTCTGGAGCGAGGACCGCTACTTCTCCAACCCGGACGCGCTGCGTCGCAGGCTCGCACTCCTCAACCGCGAGTCCGTCCGCGCGGACTTCCCGGCCCGTCGCCTCGTGCGAGTGCCCGGACTGCTCACCGATGACACCACCCTCGTCGTCCTGCGCCGCCGGCAGGGGAGGGCTTGAGGCCATGGACGTCTATCTCGAAGGGAAGAAGCTCCGGTTGGATCCCACCAAGGCGCTCGGCAAGGGCGGCGAGGCGGACGTCTTCGACCTCGGGGACGGGCGCGTCCTCAAGCTCTTCAAGCCGCCCGAGCACCCCGACTATGGCAACCTCCCCGACGAGCAGGCCGCCGCCCGCGCCCGCATCGCCGAGCACCAGCGGAAGCTGCCCGCGTTCCCCCGGCCACTGCCGGGGCGCATCGTCTCGCCCGAGGCGCTCGCCACGGACAAGAAGGGGAAGACGGTGCTCGGCTATGCCATGCGCAAGCTCGAGAACGCCGAGCTCCTGCGCCGTTTCGGTGAACCGGCCTTCCGCCGCGCCGGAGTGCCGTCCTCCCGTGTCGCCGAGCTCTTCCGTGGCCTGCACCGCACGCTCTCCGCGCTCCACGGGAGCGGCGTGGTGGTGGGGGACTTCAATGACCTGAACATCCTCGTCACCGGCAACGACGCCTGGCTCATCGATGCGGACAGCTTCCAGTTCGGGCCCTACCTCGCCACCGTCTTCACCGAGAAGTTCCTCGACCCGCTGCGCCTGGGCGGCTCGACGGGTGGCCTCATGCCCTCGCGCCCGGCCTCCCCGGACAGTGACTGGTATGCCTTCACCGTCGCGCTGATGCAGAGCCTCCTGTTCGTGGGGCCCTATGGCGGCATCCACCGCCCCAAGCCTCCCGCGCCCAAGGCCACGCCCACCGCGCGTCTCCTCCAGCGCCTCACCGTCTTCCACCCGGACGTCCAGTACCCCAAGCCCGCCACGCCCTACGGCGTCCTCCCGGATGACCTGCTGCACTGTCTCCACCGGGTGTTCGTCGAGGACACCCGTGGGCCGTTTCCGCTCCCGCTGCTGGACTCGCTGCGCTTCACCGTCTGCGCCTCGTGTGGCGTGGAGCACGCGCGGGCCTCGTGCCCTACGTGCCGGCCGAGCGCGACGGCGACCGCCACGCCCGTCACCACCGTGCGCGGCCAGGTGGTGGCCACGCGGCTCTTCACCACCGAGGGCGTCATCCTCCACGCCTGCGTCGAGGACGGCACCTTGCGCTGGCTCTTCCACGCCGAGGGGGCCTACCGGCGCGAGGATGGCTCGGCCGTGCTCCAGGGCTCGATGGACCCCTCGCTGCACTGGGCGCTCCAGGGCGGTGCCACGCTGGTGGGGAAGGGCGGGGAGCTCGCCGTGCTCGCCTCGGGACAGAGACCCGAGCGTCTGGGCGTGGATGCGCCGGACCAGCGCCCCGCCTTCGCGGCGAACGCGCACCACCGCTACTGGGCCCATGCCGGTGCGCTGTGGCGGGATGGGAGCTTCGGACCCGAGCGCCTCGGCGAGGTGCTCGCCGGGCAGACGCGCCTCTTCGTGGGGCCGCGCTTCGGGCTCGGCTTCCACCGCGCGGGCTCGCTGCGCGGCGCCTTCGTCTTCGACGCCGAACGCCCCGGCCTCAAGGATGGCCTCTCACTGCCCTGGCCCTCGGGCAGGCTGGTGGACGCGGAGGCCGTCTTCGATGGGGGTCATTGCTGGCTCTTCCTCGCGGAGGAGACGGGGGGCCGCACGGTGCACCACTGTGTCGTGGTGGGGGCGGATGGCTCCGTGAAGGCGAGTGCGAAGACGGACGCCGGGGATGGCTCGTGGCTGGGCACGCTGCGAGGCAAGTGCGCCGCCGGGGAGGCCCTCTTCGCCGCCACGGACGCGGGGCTCGTCCGCGTGGAGCTGCGTCAGGGGCGGCTCGAGGTCGTCCGCGAGTTCCCCGATACCGAGCCCTTCGTCGACGCCGACAGCCGCCTCTTCCTCACGAGCCAGGGGCTCACCGTCGTGCGCCGCCAGGATGTCACCGCCCTGCGCATGACCTGACACTCCGCCGTACCCGGGGGCTCTCTCATCCGGTCCACTCTGATTTGACATGGTGTTGTTTGGACACTATGTTGGTGTTGTCGGAACACGAAGGGTGGCGCGGCGAGCGGTGCTCTCCGCCCCCCACCCGCAACCACGGAGGGTTGCATCATGAAGGCCACGTCGAAGCTGAAGGAGCTGCCTCTCCCGTCGTTCTACAAGCCCGCCAATGCCGCCTCGTACGGCTACGGCCCCAACGCCCTGAACCTCCAGGCCGAGGCCCATACCTGGCGCGGCGCCCACGGCCTCTCCGCCGCCGCCACCGACTCCTTCAACCTCCACCTCCTCCTCATCGACGTCCAGAAGGACTTCTGCTTCCCCGAGGGCTCCCTCTACGTCGCCGGCCGCTCCGGCCGCGGCGCCATCGACGACAGCCGCCGCATCTCCGAGTTCGTCTACAAGAACCTCGGCGCCCTGACCAACATCACCACCACCCTCGATACCCACTTCGCCTACCAGATCTTCTTCCCCTCCTTCTGGGTCGACCAGAACGACCAGCCCCTCACCCCCTACCGCGAAATCACCCGCGAGCAGATCGAACGCGGCCTCGTCCGCCCCAATCCCGCCGTCGCCAAGTGGCTCTGCGGCGGCAACTACCCCTGGCTCCTCAAGCAGGTGAAGTTCTACTGCGAGGAGCTGGAGCGCGCCGGCAAGTACACCCTCTACCTCTGGCCTCCTCACTGCCTCCTCGGCAGTGACGGCCATGCCATCGCCGGTGTCGTTCAGGAGGCTCGGTTGTTCCACTCCTTCGCCCGCGGCGCTCAGTCCTGGGCCGAGGTCAAGGGCGGTAATCCCCTCACCGAGAACTACTCCGTGCTCCGCCCCGAGGTGCTTGCTCGCCATGACGGACAGCCCCTCGCCCAGCGGAATACGCAGTTCATCAAGACGCTCCTCACCGCCGATGCCGTCGTCATCGCCGGCCAGGCCGCCAGCCACTGCGTGAAGAGCTCCATCGATGACCTGCTCGGGGAGATCCTCGCCCAGGATGCCGCCCTCGCTCGCAAGGTGTACCTGCTCACCGACTGCATGTCCGCTGTCACCATCCCCGATGGCAAGGGCGGGTTCGCCGCTGACTTCACTCCCCAGGCCGATGCCGCTCTCAAGCGGTTCGCGGATGCGGGCATGCACCTCGTGAAGTCCACGGACCCTCTCGCTGCCTGGCCGGATCTGCGGATCTCCTAGTCAGGACTCGGACCCTCGATACCCTCACCCCGACCCTCTCCCGAAGGGAGAGGGAGTGGGGATCCTCTACCCTCACCCTAGCCCTCTCCCAGAGGGAGAGGGGACTTACACGGAGGCTCAGATGAGCTCCTCGTCCAGCAATGGTTCCGGCAGTGTCAATGTCTCCGCCCTCTTCGATGCCGCTCACGCCGAAGGCGTCCTCAGCCCCCAGGCCCTTCAGGCTCTCACCGTCGTTGATCTCGGTGCTCAGATACAGGCAGGGCTCGGCATCAGCGTCGATGATGTCCAGGCCAGCGAGGTCGTCCTCGTCACCGTCATGCCCGATGACTCCGGCTCCATCCAACACTCCGGTCACTCCCGCACCGTCTGCGATGGGCACAACCTCGTCCTCGATGCCCTCCTCTCCAGTCAGCAGAAGGACGGCATCCTCTTCCACACCCGTTATCTCAACGGCTTCGTCCTCAATCCCTTCCGGCCCCTCGAGGACGTCGTCCGCATGCACTCCAAGAACTACGACCCCGATAAGGGCACTCCCCTTTATGACCAGGCCGTCGTCCTCCTCGGCACCGTCCTCGCCAAGGCCCAGGAGTTCACTCGCAACGGCGTCTCCGCTCGCACCGTCACCCTCCTCATCACCGATGGCGCTGATTGCCACTCCCAGAGCGCTCGCCCCCGCGACGTCGCCTCGCTCGTGAATGACCTGCGCCGCTCCGAGAATCACATCGTCGCCGCCATGGGCATCGACGACGGCAGCACCGACTTCCGCAAGGTCTTCCGCGAGATGGGCATCGAGGACAAGTGGATTCTGACTCCCGGTCAGAGCGCCCAGGACATCCGCAAGGCCTTCCAGGTCTTCAGTCAGTCCGCCGTCCGCGTCAGCCAGGGCGCCGCCAGCTTCAGCCGCACCGCCCTCGGCGGCTTCGGGGCCTGACCCCTGCCGTGGAGCGCCGTTTCCGGTACCCTTCGGACCCCCAACGGCCGACAGGCCCTTTCCTCCGACGGAACGCACCATGCTCCACTTGAAGAAACGACCCGTCTCCCTGGCCAGCGCCCTCCTGGCGCTGGCCTTCTCCTCGGGCTGCGACCCCACGGAGCCGGATCCCACTCCGACTCCTCCGAAGGAGCCCTCCTTCACACTCCAGGTCCTCCACGCCTCGGACATGGAGTCCGGTCTCCCCGCCACCGACGTCGCCCCCCGCTTCTCCGCCGTCCT
This is a stretch of genomic DNA from Archangium violaceum. It encodes these proteins:
- a CDS encoding protein phosphatase 2C domain-containing protein, whose protein sequence is MSSLPFELAAATVLGREHARAGRNNQDALWARASEQGLAAVVADGCGSGAQSELGAQLGARRVVEGALSLLGQVPVDSPEFLQRLGADVLCLLQAVSGQLGERAIGEALLFTIVGAVVTPEHTLVFSAGDGLWALNGEVHRLGPFPGNAPPYLAYGLLKPGVVALKANSLRPTAEVDSLLLGTDGVSDLAGLAEAQVPEREEPVGPLSQFWSEDRYFSNPDALRRRLALLNRESVRADFPARRLVRVPGLLTDDTTLVVLRRRQGRA
- a CDS encoding cysteine hydrolase family protein, translating into MKATSKLKELPLPSFYKPANAASYGYGPNALNLQAEAHTWRGAHGLSAAATDSFNLHLLLIDVQKDFCFPEGSLYVAGRSGRGAIDDSRRISEFVYKNLGALTNITTTLDTHFAYQIFFPSFWVDQNDQPLTPYREITREQIERGLVRPNPAVAKWLCGGNYPWLLKQVKFYCEELERAGKYTLYLWPPHCLLGSDGHAIAGVVQEARLFHSFARGAQSWAEVKGGNPLTENYSVLRPEVLARHDGQPLAQRNTQFIKTLLTADAVVIAGQAASHCVKSSIDDLLGEILAQDAALARKVYLLTDCMSAVTIPDGKGGFAADFTPQADAALKRFADAGMHLVKSTDPLAAWPDLRIS
- a CDS encoding NUDIX hydrolase; translation: MSYTYDYPRPALTVDCVVFGLDDEDLKVLLIRRGLEPFQGRWALPGGFVRMEESLEDAARRELQEEAGVRPNLLEQLYTFGAPDRDPRGRVVSVAYFALVKLSDHRVHAATDAKEAAWFSVYDVPKLAFDHADILGTALQRLKGKVRYQPIGFELLPPKFTLTQLQRMYEKILERELDKRNFRKKILSMDLLEELDEVEQDVSHRAARLYRFDHKKYKQLEKAGFNFEL
- a CDS encoding AraC family transcriptional regulator ligand-binding domain-containing protein, producing MSSPPAALSSRLVLQALNIAAEHGVPVEVLCRELGMRLADFDDPELRIPYTVLDTLLERSVEITGDDNLGLHMARMSHVDPDDAASLVILTSATLKESMVRGCRYQRVWGDGERFKVEETERGVRMRFTPVGAWRPAHRHMAEIALAQVAVGMRFFTGADVHPLQVRFVHPAPADLREHEELFACPLVFGAPHNDIEFSHEDAELPFVHADALLSSMFEQQAQRALAKLPVTASLAERVREQVRRTLAGGDFSFEAVARALHMPQRTLQRKLAEEGQSYAGILEAVRRELSEDYLRRRMSIAEVSFLLGYGEPATFHRAFKRWWGMSPESFRRTHTPHTPSPSGRGPG